The DNA segment GAGTTGAAGACTTCCGCTACGAAGCGGTTATGCTCGAAGAGCTAGCTTACTTTGATGAATATGGTTTGATGCTCAGTCTGCATACAACCATTGTGGCGCCCTACATCATTGCTTACGGCTCCGAGGAGCAGAAAGCGCGGATCATTCCTAAAATTGTCAGCGGCGAAACCATACTCGCCGTGGCCATGACTGAGCCAGGTGCAGGCAGTGATCTTGCTGGCATGCGGACCACTGCCGTTAACAAAGGCGATCACTGGGTCATTAATGGCCAAAAGACATTCATATCTAACGGCATCAACTCAGACTTGGTGCTCGTCGCAGCAAAGACAGATCCATCCAATCCGCATGTGATGGGTATCTTCATGGTGGAACGGGACCAGCCTGGGTTTAGACGCGGACGCCGTCTCAAGAAGATTGGCCTCCATTCGCAGGACACGGCTGAGCTCTACTTTGAGGATTTGAAGGTGCCGCAAAGCAATGTCTTGGGTCATCCTGGCAAGGGCTTTCATTACTTGATGGCGCAGCTGGCGACTGAGCGTTTATCACTGGCAGTGGGCTCGGTGGCTGCTTGTCGTGGCGCCCTTGATATGACGATGAAGTACGTACGTGAGCGTACGGCATTTGGTAAGCCGATCAGTGCGTTCCAAAATACGCAGTTTAAACTAGCGGAACTCGCGACGGAAACCGACATCGCGCAAATCTACATCGACCGCCTTATTCAGGACCAGATGGCCGGCAAGATTACGCCGGAGCAGGCATGCGGGGCTAAGTACTGGGCGAGTGACCTCGCGTGTAAAGTCATCGACGAATGCCTGCAGTTTCATGGTGGCTACGGCTACATGCAGGAGTATCCCATCAGTCGGATGTACGTAAACGCCAGGATTGGCCGCATATACGCCGGCACCAATGAGATCATGAAGTCGGTAATAGCCAAACAAATGAAACTCTAATTGCCGCGTGAGGGGCCGTCATGCAGCCTTTAGCCAACGTACGGATTTTGGATTTTACGACCCTGCTCCCTGGGCCCTTTGCGACTATGTACTTTGCCGATTGGGGGGCCGAGGTCTTGCGGGTTGAGGCTCCAGACCGCGAGGACTTGAGTCGCATGACGCCGCCCTTTGCCAATGGCACTAGCACCACTCACGCATTCCTCAACCGCTCGAAGAAATCGCTGAGTGTCGATCTGAAAGACCCCGCAGCGATCGAGACAGTGCGTGAATTAGTCCGAACGTTTGACGTCGTGATCGAACAATTCAGGCCGGGAGTGATGGCGAAGTTTGGGCTGGATTATGCATCGCTGGTCAAGGTGAATCCGCGGCTGATTTATTGTTCGCTCACCGGCTACGGACAGACAGGTAGTTACCGGGATCGCGCGGGTCACGACATAAACTACGCGGCTTTGAGTGGTCTCGCGGCAATGACGGGTACGAAGGCAAACGGCCCGGCGCTTCACGGGACCCCTGTTTGTGATCTAGCTGGATCGTTTCATGCGATGTTTGGGATCATGACGGCTCTCTACCACCGTGAACGCACGGGCGAAGGCCAATACATTGACGTTAGTATTACCGATGCCAGTCTGATGCTGTCGGGACTCTGGTTGCAGATGGGTTTGGCTGCAGGGAAGAGTCCCGGTTGGGAGTCGACGGCACTAAACGGTGGATCGTTTTACGGCTATTATCGGACCAAGGACAATCGGCACCTGAGTGTGGGTGGACTGGAACCTAAGTTTGTGATGCGGTTTCTTGAACTCATCGGAGTCAAGGATCTACCGCTGACCAAGCCAGATGCCGTGCGCGAAGTTAAAGCTGCAATTCAAGAACGCATCGAGACGCGGACCTTAGCTGCATGGCAGGAGATATTTAGTAAAGCAGACGCCTGCGTGGAGCCTGTGTTGACGATAGACGAGATGATCGGTAGCTCTCTTTTGTCCGAGCGAAGCATGGTGGTGTCGGTGCCTTGTGGTGAGGGGCAGAGTCAAAAGCAACTGGCGTCGCCGCTCAAGTACTCGACCTTTCGCCCAATTTACCGCCATATAGGCGTTAAACTGGGCGAAAGTCGTTGACTGACTAGGATACCTTGAGGATCAACTTGCCGGTGTTGCTACCGTCAAAGAGTTTATTGAGGACCTGGGGCGCATTCTCCAGCCCTTCCTCGATATCTTCGGAGTATTTGATTTTACCCTCCTTGACCCAGCCGTACAGAGCATGGACTGCCTCCGCCCAACGCTGCGCATAATCAATGACGATGAATCCTTGCACTTTCAGTCTCTTCATGAGGATCAGAGAAAAGTTTTTTGGGCCGAGCATTTGCTTGCCCTCGTTGTATCCCGAGATCAGCCCGCAGACGGAGATGCGACCAAACAAATTCATGCGAGCCCAGACGGCCTCTGAAATAGCGCCGCCTACGTTATCAAAGTAAATGTCTACGCCGCTGGGGCAAAGTGATTTCAGTTTGGCAGACACGTCATCTTTGCGGTAGTTGATGGCACCGTCGAAGCCAAGTTCGTTAGTGAGCCAGCGGCACTTGTCGTCGCTGCCAGCGATGCCGATGACTTTTTGGCCCTTAATCTTGCCAATTTGGCCAACAATGGAACCAACGGCACCAGCTGCCCCAGAAACTACTAGGGTTTCTCCGGCCTTTGGGCTGGTGATATCGAGATAGCCAAAATAGGCGGTGACACCGGTTAGGCCAAGCACGCTCAGAAAGGCAGTGGGACTCACATCTAGAGGTGGTAATTTCTGAAACGTACCAACGTTACCGACGGCATAGTCCTGCCAGTTGAGTAGTCCCGAAACTAAATCACCTTTTTTGAAATCTTGAGCCTTCGATTCCTCAACAACGCCTACACCGAAGGCGCGGACGGTATCGCCGAGGGCGATGGGTTCCATGTATTGCTCCATGTCACTCATCCAGATGCGATGGGTGGGGTCGAGCGATACGTATTTGACGCGTACCAGTAGTTCGCCGTCCTTGATCATGGGAAGAGGCACTTCTTCGAAACGAAAGTTGGCGGACGAGACTAGTCCGGTGGGGCGGCTCGTCAGTACAAAACGACGGTTGATCATCCTAGACCTCCTTTGGCCTGCATAAGTGGATTTGAGAAAGGCAGTATACGTTGCAAGTTTTTATAATCCAATCAGGGATCTAGCCAACACTGTCGACCGCCCCGAAACGTCAAAGGGAGCTAAGTTGGCCATTTGGCCGACATTATTGCCGGCCCGAGAAGTTTGACGACAAGTACCCTTCAGGTATCGTAATAAGATGCCCCTAAACGTTGGTGATCACCTGTGGCCCTTTGGCCGCATCGGAAGGGTTGTGCATGGCGAAGCACCTAGTGTCGATACTTTTGGCTCTCTCTTTAACAGGTACGTCTGCATTTTCTGCCCCAGAAACTGACGATTCTCCTTATAACGATGCCAGTCCTGAGTCCCTTCCTACGCGGCATGTGCGCCTAAAGGCGAAACCGTCCGAAGGCTTAGAGTTTGCCCTGGATGTTTGGGTTCCTGCGGCTTCGGAGCCGGTGCCCGTGGTGTTTTTCGAGACGGGGCTCACCGGTCTTGCACCAGCACCAGCCTATGCTGAGACGATGGCGAAAATTGCCGCTCGCGGTATGGTAGCGGTGATACCCTTTGTCGACTTCAAGGCTGCTAGTAACTCCAAAGCGCTGGGCAAGCGCTTTGTAAAAACTTTTGAGTGGCTTAAGGATCACCTCGAAGAGGCCCTGGTTGCAGAACTCACCCGCAGTGTGGCTCCCGCAGTCAACAGTCGCGAGATAATCATCGCGGGTCATAGCTCGGCCGCTAAGGCGGTCATGGAGCTCTATCGCAATGTCAAAGGCGAGCTCGCTGGTTTGATGCTCATCGACCCAGTCAACGGTGATCCGCTAAACCTGACCCTACCGGCAATCCCCAAGGATGAGATTTACGACGACAACGTACCGGTACTCCTCTTGGCAACTGGCCTGGGCAAAGAGCCTGGACGCAAAGGTTGGCCGGCATGTGCTACCGACGATCAGAGCACGCCCTACTTCTACGACCATTTTGCTGCGCAAAAGTGGTACGTTCAAGCGGCTGACTACGGTCATGCCGATATGCTCGAGGGCATCTACTTAAAGGCCCTGCGGGCAACGAAGTTTTGCAAAGTGGCCGAAACGATGGATCCTGTAAAATTTAGGACATTCATTGCAGGTGCCTTGGCAGCGTTTGTCCGGACGGTTACTCACAAGGACGAATCGATGAGTCGCTACCTGACCGACGAGCAGTTGATTCCTGTAAAAACGATCCTAAAGAACGAACCCTGATCGCAGCAAGTTTAGTATTCCTGATTTCAGTATTCACGGTAGCCGAGGAGACTTGAGATTATGGCACAGTCATATCAGCAGCTAGCCCTTATGTTTTTGGACAATGCGTCGCGTGCGCCTAAGGCAGTCGCTTTTCG comes from the Deltaproteobacteria bacterium genome and includes:
- a CDS encoding CoA transferase, which produces MQPLANVRILDFTTLLPGPFATMYFADWGAEVLRVEAPDREDLSRMTPPFANGTSTTHAFLNRSKKSLSVDLKDPAAIETVRELVRTFDVVIEQFRPGVMAKFGLDYASLVKVNPRLIYCSLTGYGQTGSYRDRAGHDINYAALSGLAAMTGTKANGPALHGTPVCDLAGSFHAMFGIMTALYHRERTGEGQYIDVSITDASLMLSGLWLQMGLAAGKSPGWESTALNGGSFYGYYRTKDNRHLSVGGLEPKFVMRFLELIGVKDLPLTKPDAVREVKAAIQERIETRTLAAWQEIFSKADACVEPVLTIDEMIGSSLLSERSMVVSVPCGEGQSQKQLASPLKYSTFRPIYRHIGVKLGESR
- a CDS encoding acyl-CoA dehydrogenase, coding for MFTQRTIFQEEHELFRANFRRFLKDEVLPHRDQWEQDGIVPHSVWKRCGELGFLVPQAPTQYGGLGVEDFRYEAVMLEELAYFDEYGLMLSLHTTIVAPYIIAYGSEEQKARIIPKIVSGETILAVAMTEPGAGSDLAGMRTTAVNKGDHWVINGQKTFISNGINSDLVLVAAKTDPSNPHVMGIFMVERDQPGFRRGRRLKKIGLHSQDTAELYFEDLKVPQSNVLGHPGKGFHYLMAQLATERLSLAVGSVAACRGALDMTMKYVRERTAFGKPISAFQNTQFKLAELATETDIAQIYIDRLIQDQMAGKITPEQACGAKYWASDLACKVIDECLQFHGGYGYMQEYPISRMYVNARIGRIYAGTNEIMKSVIAKQMKL
- a CDS encoding NADP-dependent oxidoreductase encodes the protein MINRRFVLTSRPTGLVSSANFRFEEVPLPMIKDGELLVRVKYVSLDPTHRIWMSDMEQYMEPIALGDTVRAFGVGVVEESKAQDFKKGDLVSGLLNWQDYAVGNVGTFQKLPPLDVSPTAFLSVLGLTGVTAYFGYLDITSPKAGETLVVSGAAGAVGSIVGQIGKIKGQKVIGIAGSDDKCRWLTNELGFDGAINYRKDDVSAKLKSLCPSGVDIYFDNVGGAISEAVWARMNLFGRISVCGLISGYNEGKQMLGPKNFSLILMKRLKVQGFIVIDYAQRWAEAVHALYGWVKEGKIKYSEDIEEGLENAPQVLNKLFDGSNTGKLILKVS